A single window of Mangifera indica cultivar Alphonso chromosome 18, CATAS_Mindica_2.1, whole genome shotgun sequence DNA harbors:
- the LOC123201901 gene encoding cytokinin riboside 5'-monophosphate phosphoribohydrolase LOG3-like, producing MEMGSGVNQSKFKRICVFCGSQQGRKISYQDAAIELGKELVSRNIDLVYGGGSIGLMGLVSQAVHDGGRHVIGVIPKTLMPRELTGETVGEVKAVAGMHQRKAEMAKHSDAFIALPGGYGTLEELLEVITWAQLGIHDKPVGLLNVDGYYNSLLSFIDKAVEEGFISPSAGQIIVSAPTAKDIVKKLEDYVPCHERAASKLNWEMEQLSYPQQYDISR from the exons ATGGAGATGGGCAGTGGAGTGAATCAATCTAAGTTTAAGAGGATTTGTGTGTTTTGTGGAAGTCAACAAGGCAGGAAGATTAGCTATCAAGATGCTGCTATTGAGCTTGGCAAAGAATTG GTCTCTAGGAACATTGATTTGGTCTATGGAGGTGGTAGCATAGGCTTGATGGGTTTGGTTTCACAAGCTGTTCATGATGGCGGTCGCCATGTTATTGG AGTTATTCCCAAGACGCTCATGCCTCGAGAG TTAACTGGTGAAACAGTGGGGGAAGTGAAGGCAGTTGCAGGCATGCATCAAAGGAAGGCTGAGATGGCTAAGCATTCGGATGCTTTTATTGCCTTACCAG GTGGTTATGGGACTCTGGAAGAGCTACTTGAAGTCATCACCTGGGCTCAACTAGGGATACATGACAAACCA GTGGGATTGCTTAATGTTGATGGATACTACAATTCTTTGCTCTCCTTCATTGACAAAGCTGTGGAAGAGGGATTTATTAGCCCAAGTGCAGGCCAAATCATTGTTTCTGCACCAACAGCAAAGGACATAGTCAAGAAATTGGAG GACTATGTTCCCTGCCATGAAAGAGCTGCTTCAAAGTTGAATTGGGAGATGGAGCAGCTCAGCTATCCTCAACAATATGATATATCTAGGTGA
- the LOC123201829 gene encoding BTB/POZ domain-containing protein At5g03250-like, whose product MALIKILGSKSEAFHRQGHSWLCRNGLPSDVIVEVGDMSFHLHKFPLLSRSGLLKKLIEELCSEIGSACVLILHDIPGGAKAFELIARFCYGVKIELTALNVVSLRCAAEFLHMTGEGNLIMETEAFLDEVFSNWEDTMKALETCEQVLTYAEDLRIVSRCIDSLAMKAYADPNWFNWPVPECNETQNTEGFVIWNGISTVVKPKPIGDDWWFEDVSSLSFFLYKRLILALKLRSIKLETISSSLIYYAKRYIPLMNRQSSFNEINHTNLRRTISTLSEVDQRALLEGIVELLPNKNDVTSTEFLLRLLRTAMVLKASQSCKGNLEKSVGSQLEKASLVDILLPNMDSIDTLYDIDCVQRMLGHFMSFIHPAAASFFPCLMEEGQPMNGSDSLTPMTLVAALVDGYLTEVATDVNLKLPKFEALAAVIPGYARPLADGLYHAIDIYLKAHPWITDYEREQLCRLMDCQKLSVEASTHAAQNERLPLRVVVQVVFFEQLRLRDSISGWFIVDNLENSQNPRGSLGHTANEGWQHIVPAEDQVVGHDEMKERVLELQKKCSSMKQELQKLVKTKKTWRIIAKILGFKPKWKPCYPEEPKHCTYKEPVASMNRKQNHKDYDVVH is encoded by the exons ATGGCGCTCATAAAGATCCTAGGATCAAAATCTGAAGCATTTCATCGTCAAGGTCACAGCTG GCTATGCAGAAATGGGCTTCCAAGTGATGTTATCGTTGAAGTTGGAGACATGTCTTTTCATCTCCACAAG TTTCCATTGCTCTCTAGAAGTGGGCTATTAAAGAAGCTTATTGAAGAGTTGTGCAGTGAAATTGGATCAGCTTGTGTTTTGATACTTCATGACATTCCTGGTGGAGCTAAAGCATTTGAGCTTATAGCCCGATTTTGTTATGGTGTCAAAATAGAGCTCACTGCTTTAAATGTTGTTAGCCTCAGATGTGCTGCAGAGTTCCTTCACATGACTGGGGAAGGGAATCTCATCATGGAAACCGAGGCTTTCCTTGATGAAGTTTTTAGCAACTGGGAGGACACGATGAAAGCTCTTGAAACATGTGAACAAGTTCTAACATATGCAGAAGATCTTCGCATAGTTTCAAGGTGCATTGATTCACTGGCCATGAAAGCTTATGCAGACCCAAACTGGTTCAATTGGCCTGTGCCAGAATGCAATGAGACACAAAACACAGAAGGCTTTGTCATATGGAATGGAATATCAACAGTTGTAAAGCCAAAACCTATAGGAGATGATTGGTGGTTTGAGGATGTTTCATCTCTTAGCTTCTTTCTCTATAAAAGATTGATTTTAGCTCTTAAATTAAGAAGCATAAAGCTTGAGACTATTTCTTCATCCCTCATATACTATGCAAAGAGATATATCCCTTTGATGAATAGACAATCAAGCTTCAATGAGATAAACCATACCAACCTGAGAAGGACTATCTCCACCTTGTCTGAGGTTGATCAAAGGGCTCTCCTGGAAGGAATTGTTGAATTACTTCCCAATAAGAATGATGTCACATCCACAGAGTTTCTTCTTCGGCTTCTTCGCACTGCTATGGTTTTAAAAGCAAGTCAATCATGTAAAGGAAATTTGGAGAAGAGTGTAGGATCCCAGTTGGAGAAAGCTTCACTTGTAGATATTCTCTTGCCAAATATGGATTCTATAGATACCCTTTATGATATAGACTGTGTTCAGAGGATGCTAGGTCATTTCATGTCCTTCATCCATCCTGCGGCTGCATCATTTTTTCCTTGTCTAATGGAAGAGGGGCAACCAATGAATGGATCTGATTCACTGACACCTATGACACTGGTGGCTGCTTTGGTTGATGGATATCTCACTGAGGTGGCAACAGATGTTAATTTGAAGCTACCAAAATTTGAGGCACTTGCTGCTGTAATCCCTGGTTATGCTAGGCCACTTGCTGATGGACTTTATCATGCAATTGACATTTACTTGAAG GCACATCCTTGGATTACAGATTATGAGAGGGAGCAACTTTGCAGACTTATGGACTGCCAGAAACTTTCAGTGGAAGCCAGCACACATGCAGCTCAGAATGAGAGGCTACCTCTTCGAGTAGTCGTCCAAGTCGTCTTCTTTGAACAGCTTCGTCTCCGCGATTCTATTTCTGGCTGGTTCATTGTTGACAATCTTGAGAACTCCCAAAATCCTCGTGGAAGCCTTGGGCACACTGCAAATGAGGGATGGCAGCACATAGTCCCTGCTGAAGACCAAGTTGTGGGTCATGATGAAATGAAGGAACGTGTTCTTGAACTTCAAAAGAAGTGTTCGAGCATGAAACAAGAGCTTCAGAAACTTGTGAAGACTAAGAAAACTTGGAGAATTATTGCCAAAATATTAGGTTTTAAACCGAAGTGGAAGCCCTGCTATCCAGAAGAGCCAAAGCACTGCACTTACAAGGAACCAGTAGCTTCCATgaatagaaaacaaaatcacaaagaCTATGACGTGGTTCACTGA